The Cellulomonas oligotrophica sequence GCACCCGTGGTGCACTCTGCCTGCTGGTCACGTGCGTCCTCTCACAGGAACGCGCGCAGCTCGACCTTCCGCCCGCACGCCCGCGACCCGCCGACCGCCAGCGCGAGCGCCGCCTCCTCGTCGGGTGCGTCGACGACCCAGAACCCCGCCACGTGCTCCGTCGTCTCCGCGAACGGACCCTGCGTCACCAGCGCCTCGCCCGACCCGGTCGCGTCGACGACCCGCGCCGAGCCCGGGGACGCCAGGCCCCCGGCGAGCACCCACGCCCCGTCCGCCTGCAGGCGCGCGTTGAAACCGTCGATCGCGGCGGCCTCCGCCGCGCTCGCGGTCCCCGTCCCGACGTCGACCACGGACATCATGAACCGCACACGACCACCTCCCGCTCGTCACGGCCCCGCCCGCCGGGACCTGCACCGACCA is a genomic window containing:
- a CDS encoding YciI family protein, with the translated sequence MMSVVDVGTGTASAAEAAAIDGFNARLQADGAWVLAGGLASPGSARVVDATGSGEALVTQGPFAETTEHVAGFWVVDAPDEEAALALAVGGSRACGRKVELRAFL